A region of Streptomyces sp. TG1A-60 DNA encodes the following proteins:
- the secY gene encoding preprotein translocase subunit SecY — MLTAFARAFKTPDLRKKLLFTLGIIGIYRIGTHVPIPGVDYTAVQFCIDQAQTNQGLFGLVNMFSGGALLQITIFALGIMPYITASIILQLLTVVIPRLEALKKEGQAGTAKITQYTRYLTVALAVLQGTGLVATARSGTLFSGCQLSGSIVPDRSIYTTMVMVITMTAGTALVMWLGELITDRGIGNGMSILMFISIAATFPAALWAIKEQGDLAGGWIEFGTVCAVGLVMIGLVVFVEQAQRRIPVQYAKRMIGRRSYGGTSTYIPLKVNQAGIIPVIFASSLLYIPALIVQFSNSTAGWASWVTDNLADTAAPAHVVIYFFLIVFFAFFYVAISFNPEEVADNMKKYGGFIPGIRAGRPTAEYLSYVLNRITWPGSLYLGLIALVPTMALAGFGANANFPFGGTSILIIVGVGLETVKQIESQLQQRNYEGFLR, encoded by the coding sequence GTGCTCACCGCGTTCGCCCGGGCGTTCAAGACGCCCGACCTGCGCAAGAAGCTGCTCTTCACGCTCGGCATCATCGGGATCTACCGGATCGGTACCCATGTCCCGATCCCCGGAGTCGACTACACCGCCGTCCAGTTCTGTATCGACCAGGCCCAGACCAACCAGGGTCTCTTCGGTCTTGTGAACATGTTCAGTGGTGGCGCGCTGCTGCAGATCACGATCTTCGCGCTCGGCATCATGCCGTACATCACGGCGAGCATCATTCTGCAGCTGCTGACCGTGGTGATCCCGCGTCTGGAAGCCCTGAAGAAGGAGGGGCAGGCCGGAACAGCGAAGATCACACAGTACACGCGTTATCTCACGGTGGCCCTGGCCGTCCTGCAGGGCACCGGCCTCGTCGCCACCGCCCGCAGCGGCACGCTGTTCAGCGGCTGCCAGCTGTCCGGCTCGATCGTGCCCGACCGCTCGATCTACACCACCATGGTCATGGTCATCACCATGACCGCCGGTACGGCCCTCGTCATGTGGCTCGGTGAGCTCATCACCGACCGCGGCATCGGCAACGGCATGTCGATCCTGATGTTCATCTCGATCGCCGCCACCTTCCCGGCCGCGCTGTGGGCCATCAAGGAGCAGGGCGACCTGGCGGGCGGCTGGATCGAGTTCGGCACCGTGTGCGCCGTCGGCCTCGTCATGATCGGCCTGGTGGTCTTCGTCGAGCAGGCCCAGCGCCGTATCCCGGTCCAGTACGCGAAGCGCATGATCGGCCGCCGGTCCTACGGCGGCACGTCGACCTACATCCCGCTGAAGGTCAACCAGGCGGGCATCATCCCTGTGATCTTCGCCTCGTCGCTGCTCTACATCCCGGCACTGATCGTGCAGTTCTCGAATTCCACGGCGGGCTGGGCGAGTTGGGTCACAGACAACCTGGCCGACACGGCCGCCCCGGCGCACGTCGTGATCTACTTCTTCCTGATTGTCTTCTTCGCCTTCTTCTACGTGGCCATCTCGTTCAACCCCGAGGAAGTCGCGGACAACATGAAGAAGTATGGTGGCTTCATCCCGGGCATCCGGGCTGGCCGACCGACCGCCGAGTACCTGAGCTACGTACTCAACCGGATCACCTGGCCGGGTTCGCTGTACTTGGGTCTGATCGCTCTGGTTCCAACGATGGCGTTGGCCGGCTTCGGGGCGAACGCGAACTTCCCGTTCGGCGGTACCAGCATCCTGATCATCGTGGGTGTGGGTCTGGAGACCGTGAAGCAGATCGAGAGCCAGCTCCAGCAGCGCAATTACGAAGGGTTCCTCCGCTGA
- the rplR gene encoding 50S ribosomal protein L18: protein MAYGTKIAKGDAYKRAAIKRRHIRIRKKVNGTAERPRLVVTRSNRHIVAQVIDDLKGHTLASASTLDSSIRGGSEDKSAQAGKVGALVAERAKAAGVESVVFDRGGNRYAGRIAALADAAREAGLKF, encoded by the coding sequence ATGGCATACGGCACGAAGATCGCTAAGGGCGACGCTTACAAGCGTGCTGCCATCAAGCGGCGCCACATCCGGATCCGTAAGAAGGTCAACGGTACGGCTGAGCGTCCCCGCCTGGTCGTGACCCGCTCGAACCGCCACATCGTGGCCCAGGTGATCGACGACCTCAAGGGGCACACCCTTGCGTCGGCGTCCACCCTGGACTCGTCGATCCGTGGTGGGTCGGAAGACAAGTCGGCCCAGGCCGGCAAGGTCGGCGCCCTGGTCGCCGAGCGTGCCAAGGCCGCCGGTGTCGAGTCCGTCGTGTTCGACCGTGGTGGTAACCGGTACGCGGGTCGCATCGCGGCCCTGGCCGACGCCGCCCGCGAGGCCGGGCTCAAGTTCTGA
- the rplE gene encoding 50S ribosomal protein L5 translates to MATTTTPRLKTKYREEIAGKLQEEFSYENVMQTPGLVKIVVNMGVGDAARDSKLIEGAIKDLTTITGQKPAVTKARKSIAQFKLREGQPIGAHVTLRGDRMWEFLDRTLSLALPRIRDFRGLSPKQFDGRGNYTFGLTEQVMFHEIDQDKIDRVRGMDITVVTTATNDAEGRALLRHLGFPFKEA, encoded by the coding sequence TCGCGGGCAAGCTGCAGGAAGAGTTCTCCTACGAGAACGTCATGCAGACCCCGGGCCTCGTCAAGATCGTGGTCAACATGGGTGTGGGCGACGCCGCCCGCGACTCCAAGCTGATCGAAGGTGCCATCAAGGACCTCACCACGATCACCGGTCAGAAGCCGGCCGTCACCAAGGCCCGCAAGTCCATCGCGCAGTTCAAGCTGCGTGAGGGCCAGCCGATCGGTGCCCACGTCACGCTCCGTGGCGACCGCATGTGGGAGTTCCTGGACCGCACCCTGTCGCTCGCGCTCCCGCGCATCCGCGACTTCCGTGGTCTGTCCCCCAAGCAGTTCGACGGCCGTGGCAACTACACCTTCGGTCTCACCGAGCAGGTCATGTTCCACGAGATCGACCAGGACAAGATCGACCGCGTCCGGGGTATGGACATCACCGTGGTGACCACGGCGACCAACGACGCTGAGGGCCGTGCGCTCCTTCGTCACCTCGGCTTCCCCTTCAAGGAGGCGTGA
- the rpsH gene encoding 30S ribosomal protein S8, with amino-acid sequence MTMTDPIADMLTRLRNANSAYHDSVTMPASKIKSHIAEILQQEGFITGWKVEDAEVGKNLVLELKFGPNRERSIAGIKRISKPGLRVYAKSTSLPKVLGGLGVAIISTSHGLLTDKQAGKKGVGGEVLAYVW; translated from the coding sequence ATGACCATGACTGATCCGATCGCAGACATGCTTACGCGTCTGCGGAACGCGAACTCGGCATACCACGACTCCGTGACGATGCCGGCATCGAAGATCAAGTCTCACATCGCGGAGATCCTCCAGCAGGAGGGCTTCATCACGGGCTGGAAGGTCGAGGACGCCGAGGTCGGCAAGAACCTCGTCCTGGAGCTGAAGTTCGGCCCCAACCGTGAGCGCTCCATCGCGGGCATCAAGCGGATCTCCAAGCCCGGTCTCCGGGTGTACGCGAAGTCCACCTCCCTGCCCAAGGTGCTGGGCGGCCTCGGCGTGGCGATCATCTCCACGTCCCACGGGCTCCTCACCGACAAGCAGGCCGGCAAGAAGGGCGTAGGCGGAGAAGTCCTCGCCTACGTCTGGTAG
- a CDS encoding adenylate kinase: MRIVLVGPPGAGKGTQAAFLASNLSIPHISTGDLFRANISKQTELGKLAKSYMDRGELVPDEVTIAMAKDRMEQPDAEHGFLLDGFPRNVSQAESLDVTLQDESMNLDAVLDLEVPEEEVVKRIAGRRICRNDSSHVFHVTYKKPKQEGVCDACGGELYQRDDDSEETVRKRLEVYHTQTEPIIDYYKAQGLVVTISALGPVEEVTQRAMEALKREDDDK, from the coding sequence ATGCGAATCGTCCTCGTCGGGCCGCCGGGCGCGGGTAAGGGAACACAGGCCGCGTTCCTCGCCAGCAACCTGTCGATCCCGCACATCTCCACGGGCGACCTGTTCCGGGCCAACATCAGCAAGCAGACGGAGCTCGGCAAACTCGCGAAGTCCTACATGGACAGGGGCGAGCTGGTGCCGGACGAGGTCACCATCGCGATGGCCAAGGACCGCATGGAGCAGCCGGACGCCGAGCACGGCTTCCTGCTCGACGGCTTCCCGCGCAACGTCTCGCAGGCCGAGTCGCTGGACGTGACGCTTCAGGACGAGTCCATGAACCTGGACGCGGTGCTGGACCTGGAGGTCCCCGAGGAAGAGGTCGTCAAGCGGATCGCCGGCCGGCGCATCTGCCGGAACGACTCCTCCCACGTCTTCCACGTCACGTACAAGAAGCCGAAGCAGGAGGGCGTCTGCGACGCCTGCGGCGGCGAGCTGTACCAGCGTGACGACGACTCCGAGGAGACCGTCCGCAAGCGTCTGGAGGTCTACCACACCCAGACCGAGCCGATCATCGACTACTACAAGGCCCAGGGCCTCGTGGTGACGATCTCGGCGCTCGGCCCGGTGGAGGAAGTCACCCAGCGCGCCATGGAGGCGCTCAAGCGCGAGGACGACGACAAGTAG
- the rpmD gene encoding 50S ribosomal protein L30 yields MAQLKITQTKSYIGSKQNHRDTLRSLGLKGINTQVVKEDRPEFRGMVHTVRHLVSVEEVD; encoded by the coding sequence ATGGCTCAGCTCAAGATCACGCAGACGAAGTCGTACATCGGCAGCAAGCAGAACCACCGTGACACCCTGCGCTCCCTTGGTCTCAAGGGCATCAACACGCAGGTCGTCAAGGAGGACCGCCCCGAGTTCCGCGGCATGGTGCACACCGTCCGCCACCTCGTGTCGGTCGAGGAGGTCGACTGA
- the rpsE gene encoding 30S ribosomal protein S5 produces the protein MAGPQRRGGGAGGGERRDRKGRDGGAAAAEKTAYVERVVAINRVAKVVKGGRRFSFTALVVVGDGDGTVGVGYGKAKEVPAAIAKGVEEAKKHFFKVPRIQGTIPHPITGEKAAGVVLLKPASPGTGVIAGGPVRAVLECAGVHDILSKSLGSSNAINIVHATVAALKGLQRPEEIAARRGLPLEDVAPAALLRARAGAGAA, from the coding sequence ATGGCTGGACCCCAGCGCCGCGGTGGCGGTGCCGGTGGCGGCGAGCGGCGGGACCGGAAGGGCCGTGACGGCGGCGCAGCTGCCGCCGAGAAGACCGCGTACGTTGAGCGCGTCGTCGCGATCAACCGCGTCGCCAAGGTTGTGAAGGGTGGTCGTCGCTTCAGCTTCACCGCGCTGGTCGTGGTGGGCGATGGTGACGGCACCGTGGGTGTCGGTTACGGCAAGGCCAAGGAGGTGCCGGCCGCCATCGCCAAGGGTGTTGAGGAGGCCAAGAAGCACTTCTTCAAGGTCCCCCGTATCCAGGGCACCATCCCGCACCCGATCACGGGCGAGAAGGCCGCGGGCGTCGTCCTGCTCAAGCCTGCTTCCCCCGGTACCGGCGTTATCGCCGGTGGCCCGGTGCGTGCCGTGCTCGAGTGCGCCGGCGTGCACGACATCCTGTCGAAGTCGCTCGGCTCGTCCAACGCGATCAACATCGTGCACGCGACCGTGGCGGCCCTCAAGGGCCTGCAGCGTCCCGAGGAGATCGCGGCTCGCCGTGGTCTGCCCCTCGAGGACGTCGCTCCCGCGGCTCTGCTGCGTGCGCGTGCCGGGGCTGGTGCTGCGTAA
- a CDS encoding type Z 30S ribosomal protein S14 — MAKKALIAKAARKPKFAVRAYTRCQRCGRPHSVYRKFGLCRVCLREMAHRGELPGVTKSSW; from the coding sequence ATGGCGAAGAAGGCTCTGATCGCTAAGGCTGCTCGCAAGCCTAAGTTCGCCGTGCGCGCGTACACCCGCTGCCAGCGGTGTGGCCGTCCGCACTCCGTTTACCGCAAGTTCGGCCTGTGCCGCGTGTGCCTCCGTGAGATGGCTCACCGTGGCGAGCTGCCGGGCGTGACCAAGAGCTCCTGGTAG
- the rplF gene encoding 50S ribosomal protein L6: MSRIGKLPITVPAGVDVTIDGRTVSVKGPKGTLTHTVASPIDIAKGEDGVLNVTRPNDERQNKALHGLSRTLVANMITGVTQGYVKKLEISGVGYRVQAKGSNLEFALGYSHPITVEAPEGITFKVEAPTRFSVEGIDKQKVGEVAANIRKLRKPDPYKAKGVKYEGEVIRRKVGKAGK, translated from the coding sequence ATGTCGCGCATTGGCAAGCTCCCCATCACGGTTCCCGCCGGCGTGGACGTCACCATCGACGGCCGTACGGTCTCGGTCAAGGGCCCCAAGGGCACGCTGACCCACACCGTCGCTTCGCCGATCGACATCGCCAAGGGTGAGGACGGCGTTCTCAACGTCACCCGCCCCAACGACGAGCGTCAGAACAAGGCCCTGCACGGCCTGTCCCGCACGCTGGTGGCGAACATGATCACCGGCGTGACCCAGGGTTACGTGAAGAAGCTCGAGATCAGCGGTGTCGGTTACCGAGTGCAGGCCAAGGGTTCGAACCTCGAGTTCGCGCTCGGCTACAGCCACCCGATCACCGTCGAGGCGCCCGAGGGCATCACCTTCAAGGTGGAGGCCCCGACCCGGTTCTCGGTCGAGGGCATCGACAAGCAGAAGGTCGGCGAGGTTGCGGCCAACATCCGCAAGCTGCGCAAGCCCGACCCGTACAAGGCCAAGGGCGTCAAGTACGAGGGCGAAGTCATCCGCCGCAAGGTCGGAAAGGCGGGTAAGTAA
- the rplO gene encoding 50S ribosomal protein L15, whose translation MAENNPLKIHNLRPAPGAKTAKTRVGRGEASKGKTAGRGTKGTKARYQVPERFEGGQMPLHMRLPKLKGFKNPFKTEFQVVNLDKLAALYPEGGEVTVADLVAKGAVRKNSLVKVLGQGEITVALQVTVDAVSGSAKEKITAAGGTVTELV comes from the coding sequence ATGGCGGAGAACAACCCGCTCAAGATCCACAACCTCCGTCCCGCCCCGGGCGCCAAGACCGCCAAGACCCGTGTGGGTCGTGGTGAGGCGTCGAAGGGTAAGACGGCTGGTCGTGGTACCAAGGGCACGAAGGCCCGCTACCAGGTTCCGGAGCGCTTCGAGGGTGGCCAGATGCCCCTCCACATGCGTCTCCCGAAGCTGAAGGGCTTCAAGAACCCCTTCAAGACGGAGTTCCAGGTGGTGAACCTGGACAAGCTCGCCGCCCTCTACCCCGAGGGTGGGGAGGTCACCGTTGCCGACCTGGTCGCCAAGGGTGCCGTCCGCAAGAACAGCCTCGTCAAGGTCCTCGGCCAGGGCGAGATCACCGTGGCGCTGCAGGTGACGGTCGACGCCGTCTCCGGCTCCGCCAAGGAGAAGATCACCGCCGCCGGCGGTACCGTCACCGAGCTCGTCTGA